The following proteins are co-located in the Tripterygium wilfordii isolate XIE 37 chromosome 2, ASM1340144v1, whole genome shotgun sequence genome:
- the LOC120006150 gene encoding uncharacterized protein LOC120006150: MSPMTSFIFLFFSLAFLITARAQGRAPHGLANANPMAFSPSAVEFFHPNTKEPHTKNPCDDSSCSPLPLATQVRSTPAYESKFSTSSKSGNRLGAGAIAGIVFSVAFVVILAMGAFYTFRTRQANVSRARSVPASNSVQPDA; this comes from the coding sequence ATGAGTCCCATGACTtctttcatcttcctcttcttctctctagCATTTCTCATCACTGCTAGAGCTCAAGGCAGAGCTCCTCATGGGCTTGCTAATGCGAATCCTATGGCCTTCTCACCATCAGCAGTCGAATTCTTCCATCCGAACACAAAGGAACCTCATACAAAAAACCCATGTGATGATTCCAGTTGCTCACCATTGCCCCTAGCCACTCAAGTGCGTTCAACTCCAGCATATGAAAGCAAGTTCTCAACATCCTCGAAAAGTGGAAACCGACTAGGAGCTGGTGCTATTGCCGGCATTGTCTTCAGTGTTGCATTTGTAGTGATACTTGCAATGGGTGCTTTCTACACGTTCAGGACCCGTCAAGCCAATGTGAGTCGGGCTCGTTCTGTTCCAGCATCTAATTCTGTTCAACCTGATGCTTGA